The following coding sequences are from one Oryzisolibacter sp. LB2S window:
- a CDS encoding efflux RND transporter periplasmic adaptor subunit, whose protein sequence is MTRPSLTALAVACLLAAGGALLAGAPLRAASPEPAASGTRPALTVTIAEPRREQLARRLPANGNVAAWQEASIGSEVNGLRLSEVLVNVGDRVRAGQVLARFASEQVRADLAQARANLQEARAALAEAQANAERARALSASGAMSEQQIHQYATAAQTAQARVAAALAGVDSQRLRLSYTEVRAPDAGVISARQATVGAVAAAGTELFRMLRRGRLEWRAEVAASDLAQLRTGGKVLVATAGDAQVEGRVRMLAPTVDAQTRNALVYVDLPAHPDLRAGMFARGEFLLGRHEALTVPLSALVVRDGFHHLFEVGADGRVAMRRVQTGQRVDGRVEITAGLSAGARIVRQGGAFLNDGDMVRVVE, encoded by the coding sequence ATGACACGCCCATCCCTGACCGCCCTGGCCGTCGCCTGCCTGCTTGCCGCGGGCGGCGCCTTGCTGGCCGGCGCGCCCTTGCGCGCCGCATCGCCCGAGCCCGCGGCGAGCGGCACGCGCCCGGCCCTCACAGTGACCATCGCCGAGCCCCGGCGCGAGCAGCTCGCGCGGCGGTTGCCGGCCAACGGCAACGTCGCGGCCTGGCAGGAGGCCAGCATAGGCAGCGAGGTGAACGGCCTGCGCCTGTCCGAGGTGCTGGTCAACGTGGGCGACAGGGTGCGCGCCGGCCAGGTGCTGGCGCGTTTTGCGAGCGAGCAGGTGCGCGCCGACCTGGCCCAGGCCCGCGCCAACCTGCAGGAGGCGCGCGCCGCCCTGGCCGAGGCCCAGGCCAACGCCGAGCGCGCCCGCGCCCTCAGCGCCAGCGGCGCCATGAGCGAGCAGCAGATCCACCAGTACGCGACGGCTGCGCAGACCGCCCAGGCGCGCGTGGCCGCGGCACTGGCGGGCGTGGACAGCCAGCGCCTGCGCCTGAGCTACACCGAGGTGCGTGCGCCCGACGCGGGCGTGATCTCGGCACGCCAGGCGACCGTGGGCGCCGTCGCAGCCGCGGGCACGGAGCTGTTTCGCATGCTGCGCCGCGGCCGGCTCGAATGGCGCGCCGAGGTCGCGGCCAGTGATCTGGCCCAGCTGCGCACCGGCGGCAAGGTGCTCGTGGCCACGGCGGGCGACGCCCAGGTCGAGGGCCGGGTGCGCATGCTCGCACCCACGGTGGATGCGCAGACGCGCAATGCCCTGGTCTACGTGGACCTGCCGGCCCACCCCGATCTGCGCGCCGGCATGTTCGCGCGCGGCGAGTTTCTGCTCGGCCGGCACGAGGCCCTGACCGTGCCGCTGTCGGCCCTGGTGGTGCGCGACGGATTCCACCATCTGTTCGAGGTCGGCGCCGACGGGCGCGTCGCCATGCGCCGCGTGCAGACCGGCCAGCGCGTGGACGGGCGCGTGGAGATCACCGCCGGCCTGTCGGCGGGCGCCCGCATCGTGCGCCAGGGGGGCGCCTTCCTGAACGATGGCGACATGGTGCGCGTGGTCGAATAA
- the glnE gene encoding bifunctional [glutamate--ammonia ligase]-adenylyl-L-tyrosine phosphorylase/[glutamate--ammonia-ligase] adenylyltransferase, which produces MPMPLTDLAAANEPLSQHSRFFQRLERRYGAELSLLPAGVPDHQTMGQACDALLARGHDLGAALRILRQLVMHRLIVLDCDQGAGLADITRPVTELAELALDRACRQARAELDARHGAPLGPQGQPVQLWVIGMGKLGARELNVSSDIDLIYVYEHDGETAGLDGGRGRLSNHEYFARAIKAIYSLVGDTTEHGFVFRVDLALRPHGNSGPAALSLSALEDYLQVHGREWERFAWLKSRVVAPLDCIATSNVQALRAVVLPFVFRRYLDYSVFDALRVLHRQIRDHAVQRSAGRPERANDVKLSRGGIREIEFTVQLLQVVRGGQFPELRRRPTLDALARLEQAGLMPADKAAQLAAAYAFLRRVEHRIQYLDDQQTHVLPTRDEDLAWIAHTMGLSCCDFLRELDAHREIVAQEFDTLLGGAQPRRCSNGGCGKARAAEAPAPELEALLEELPPALRERVAEWRSHARVQGLRDEARARLLRIVQRTAQWQAAGQVSEEAAVRLVGWLEPLLRRESYLALLLERPLVHERLLHLLGAAKWPARYMLQHPGVVDELASEALLSERFVAEDFDKELALRLTALQSTGEDDDENLLDLLRRAHHAETFRTLARDVEGRLTVEQVADDLSLLADCVLRVTAQWCWSRLKNRHRNEPQFAIIGYGKLGGKELGYGSDLDIVFVFDDDDERAPEVYAAFVRKLINWLTVKTGEGDLFEIDTALRPNGNSGLLVTRFSAYADYQQQRGSNTAWTWEHQAMTRARFVLGSEDLRARFDAVREAVITAPRDHAALRTEIMAMRERMRSAHPVGADWFEVKHSPGGMVDAEFAVQYLVLSQSAAYPTLQGNLGNIALLQRAEAAGLLPEGVGRGAADAYRTLRQVQHRARLNEEPTRVPPEALATERTAVLALWHAVFG; this is translated from the coding sequence ATGCCGATGCCTTTGACCGACCTCGCCGCCGCGAATGAACCACTTTCGCAGCACTCGCGCTTCTTCCAGCGCCTGGAACGCCGCTACGGCGCGGAGCTGTCCCTGCTGCCTGCGGGCGTGCCCGACCACCAGACCATGGGCCAGGCCTGTGACGCCCTGCTCGCGCGCGGCCACGACCTGGGCGCGGCGCTGCGCATACTGCGCCAGCTGGTCATGCACCGGCTCATCGTGCTCGACTGCGACCAGGGCGCGGGGCTGGCCGACATCACCCGCCCCGTCACCGAGCTGGCCGAGCTGGCGCTGGACCGCGCCTGCCGCCAGGCACGCGCCGAGCTTGACGCGCGCCACGGCGCACCGCTCGGCCCCCAGGGCCAGCCGGTGCAGCTGTGGGTGATAGGCATGGGCAAGCTCGGCGCGCGCGAGCTCAATGTCTCGAGCGACATCGACCTGATCTACGTCTACGAGCATGACGGCGAGACCGCAGGCCTCGACGGCGGGCGCGGCCGGCTCTCCAACCACGAGTACTTCGCGCGGGCCATCAAGGCCATCTACAGCCTCGTGGGCGACACCACCGAGCATGGCTTCGTGTTCCGCGTGGATCTGGCGCTGCGCCCCCACGGCAACTCGGGGCCGGCCGCGCTGTCGCTGTCGGCGCTGGAGGACTATCTGCAGGTGCATGGCCGCGAATGGGAGCGCTTTGCCTGGCTCAAGAGCCGTGTGGTGGCGCCGCTCGACTGCATCGCCACGAGCAACGTCCAGGCCTTGCGCGCGGTGGTCCTGCCCTTTGTCTTCCGGCGCTATCTGGACTACAGCGTGTTCGACGCGCTGCGCGTGCTGCACCGCCAGATCCGCGACCATGCCGTGCAGCGCAGCGCCGGCCGGCCCGAGCGCGCCAACGACGTCAAGCTCTCGCGCGGCGGCATCCGCGAGATCGAGTTCACCGTGCAGCTGCTGCAGGTGGTGCGTGGCGGCCAGTTCCCCGAGCTGCGCCGGCGCCCCACGCTCGACGCGCTCGCGCGCCTGGAGCAGGCCGGGCTCATGCCGGCCGACAAGGCCGCCCAGCTGGCCGCCGCCTATGCCTTTCTGCGCCGCGTGGAGCACCGCATCCAGTACCTGGACGACCAGCAGACCCATGTGCTGCCCACGCGCGACGAGGATCTGGCCTGGATCGCCCACACCATGGGCCTGTCGTGCTGCGATTTTCTGCGCGAGCTCGACGCCCACCGCGAGATCGTGGCGCAGGAGTTCGACACCCTGCTGGGCGGGGCGCAGCCCAGGCGCTGCAGCAACGGCGGATGCGGCAAGGCGCGCGCGGCCGAGGCGCCCGCGCCCGAGCTCGAGGCGCTGCTCGAGGAACTGCCGCCCGCGCTGCGCGAGCGCGTGGCCGAATGGCGCAGCCATGCGCGCGTGCAGGGCCTGCGCGACGAGGCGCGTGCGCGCCTGCTGCGCATCGTGCAGCGCACGGCCCAGTGGCAGGCCGCGGGCCAGGTGAGCGAGGAGGCGGCCGTGCGCCTCGTGGGCTGGCTCGAGCCGCTGCTGCGCCGCGAGAGCTATCTGGCGCTGCTGCTCGAGCGCCCGCTGGTGCACGAGCGCCTGCTGCACCTGCTGGGCGCGGCCAAATGGCCCGCGCGCTACATGCTGCAGCACCCGGGCGTGGTCGACGAGCTGGCCAGCGAGGCCCTGCTGTCCGAGCGCTTCGTGGCCGAGGACTTCGACAAAGAGCTGGCGCTGCGCCTGACGGCGCTGCAGTCCACCGGCGAGGACGATGACGAAAACCTGCTCGACCTGCTGCGCCGCGCCCACCATGCCGAGACCTTCCGCACGCTGGCGCGTGACGTGGAGGGGCGACTGACGGTGGAGCAGGTGGCCGACGACCTGTCGCTGCTCGCCGACTGCGTGCTGCGCGTGACGGCCCAGTGGTGCTGGAGTCGCCTGAAGAACCGCCACCGCAACGAGCCACAGTTCGCCATCATTGGCTACGGCAAGCTCGGCGGCAAGGAGCTCGGCTACGGCAGCGACCTGGACATCGTCTTCGTCTTCGACGACGACGACGAGCGCGCGCCCGAGGTCTACGCGGCCTTCGTGCGCAAGCTCATCAACTGGCTCACGGTGAAGACCGGCGAGGGCGACCTGTTCGAGATCGACACCGCGCTGCGCCCCAACGGCAACTCGGGCCTGCTCGTGACGCGCTTCTCGGCCTATGCCGACTACCAGCAGCAGCGCGGCAGCAACACCGCCTGGACCTGGGAGCACCAGGCCATGACGCGCGCGCGCTTCGTGCTCGGCAGCGAGGACCTGCGCGCGCGCTTCGACGCCGTGCGCGAGGCTGTGATCACCGCGCCGCGCGACCACGCCGCGCTGCGCACCGAGATCATGGCCATGCGCGAGCGCATGCGCTCGGCCCACCCGGTCGGCGCCGACTGGTTCGAGGTCAAGCACAGCCCGGGCGGCATGGTGGACGCGGAGTTTGCCGTGCAGTACCTGGTGCTGTCGCAATCCGCGGCCTACCCCACGCTGCAGGGCAACCTCGGCAACATCGCGCTCCTGCAGCGCGCCGAGGCCGCGGGCCTGCTGCCCGAGGGCGTGGGCCGTGGCGCTGCCGACGCCTACCGCACGCTGCGCCAGGTGCAGCACCGCGCACGACTGAACGAGGAACCCACGCGCGTTCCACCCGAGGCCCTGGCCACCGAGCGCACCGCGGTGCTCGCGCTCTGGCATGCCGTCTTTGGCTGA
- a CDS encoding efflux RND transporter permease subunit, whose product MNLSAWSIRNPVPAAMLFVLLTLAGLMSFRAMKVQNFPDMDLPVVIVTATLPGAAPGQLESDVARKIENAIATTQRLKHITTTLVDGSATIAAEYELEKPVQEAVDDVRSAVSRVRADLPADLRDPVVTKLELSSQPILAFAIASSRLDEQELSWFVDDQLTRRLLAVTGVGAVTRVGGVTREVRVALDPLRLQSLGVTAAEVSQQLRAVQLESAGGRADLGGAEQPLRTLATMQTAEQIAALQIPISGGRHVRLDQLARVSDTWAEPRSAALLDGRPVIGFEVSRSRGASEVEVGAGVQRALERLRAEHPHLTLTRTLDFVEIAQDEYDSSMQLLYEGAILAVVVVWLFLRSWRATIVSAVALPLSVIPAFIGMYLLGFSINIITLLALSLVVGILVDDAIVEVENIVRHLRMGKTPYQAAMEAADEIGLAVIATTFTLIAVFLPTAFMSGIAGRFFKQFGWTAALAVFASLVVARLLTPMMSAYLLKPLVAPEREPRWLAAYMRASDWCLRHRVLTLAGALLFFVGSLALIPLLPSGFIPPDDNAQTQVTLELPPGTKLADTHDLALRAAALAMEVGHVQRIYTTIGGGSAGADPFAGAGAGDPRKATLTLTLAARHERPRKQDIEQRLREAMAELPGARVKVGLGGSNDKYILALASEDPQALSTAARAVERELRTIAGIGGVSSTASLVRPEIAVHPDFARAADLGVTSQAIAETLRVATVGDYEQFLPKLNLAQRQVPIVVRLDDAARQDLAVLEHLAVPGSRGPVRLGEVARLTLAGGPAVINRYDRSRNVNFEIELGSRGLGEVTEAVRQLPAVQSLPASVRLIDVGDAEVMGELFASFGLAMVTGVVCIYVVLVLLFKDFLQPVTILAALPLSLGGAFVGLLLTGKSFSMPSLIGLIMLMGIATKNSILLVEYAIVARRQGMDRLHALLDACHKRARPIIMTTLAMGAGMMPIALGLGGADMTFRSPMGVAVIGGLITSTVLSLLVVPAVFTYVDDLEQWLRRRLGGHKATR is encoded by the coding sequence ATGAACCTGTCTGCCTGGTCGATCAGGAACCCCGTGCCGGCGGCCATGCTGTTCGTGCTGCTGACGCTGGCCGGGCTGATGTCGTTCCGCGCCATGAAGGTGCAGAACTTTCCCGACATGGACCTGCCCGTGGTCATCGTCACGGCCACGCTGCCCGGGGCGGCGCCGGGCCAGCTCGAGTCCGACGTGGCGCGCAAGATCGAGAACGCCATCGCCACCACGCAGCGGCTCAAGCACATCACCACCACGCTGGTGGACGGCTCGGCCACCATTGCCGCCGAGTACGAGCTCGAAAAGCCCGTGCAGGAGGCCGTGGACGACGTGCGCTCGGCCGTCTCGCGCGTGCGCGCCGACCTGCCGGCCGACCTGCGCGACCCGGTGGTCACCAAGCTCGAGCTGTCGAGCCAGCCCATCCTGGCCTTCGCCATCGCCTCGAGCCGGCTCGACGAGCAGGAGCTGTCCTGGTTCGTCGACGACCAGCTCACGCGCCGCCTGCTGGCCGTGACGGGCGTGGGCGCCGTCACGCGCGTGGGCGGCGTCACGCGCGAGGTGCGCGTGGCGCTCGATCCGCTCAGGCTGCAGTCCCTGGGCGTGACGGCGGCCGAGGTCTCGCAGCAGCTGCGCGCCGTGCAGCTCGAGAGCGCGGGCGGGCGCGCCGATCTGGGCGGCGCCGAGCAGCCCCTGCGCACGCTGGCCACCATGCAGACGGCCGAGCAGATCGCGGCGCTGCAGATTCCGATATCGGGCGGGCGCCATGTACGGCTGGACCAGCTGGCCCGGGTGAGCGACACCTGGGCCGAGCCGCGCTCGGCGGCCCTGCTCGACGGCAGGCCCGTGATCGGCTTCGAGGTCTCGCGCTCGCGCGGCGCGAGCGAGGTGGAGGTCGGCGCGGGCGTGCAGCGCGCGCTCGAGCGCCTGCGCGCCGAGCATCCGCACCTCACGCTCACGCGCACGCTGGACTTCGTGGAAATCGCGCAGGATGAGTACGACAGCTCCATGCAGCTGCTCTACGAGGGCGCCATCCTCGCGGTGGTGGTGGTGTGGCTGTTCCTGCGCAGCTGGCGGGCGACCATCGTCTCGGCCGTGGCCCTGCCCCTTTCGGTGATACCGGCCTTCATCGGCATGTATCTGCTGGGTTTTTCCATCAACATCATCACGCTGCTGGCGCTGTCGCTGGTCGTGGGCATCCTGGTGGACGACGCCATCGTCGAGGTCGAGAACATCGTGCGCCACCTGCGCATGGGCAAGACGCCCTACCAGGCGGCCATGGAGGCGGCCGACGAGATCGGCCTGGCGGTGATCGCGACCACCTTCACGCTGATCGCGGTATTCCTGCCCACGGCCTTCATGAGCGGCATTGCCGGGCGCTTCTTCAAGCAGTTCGGCTGGACGGCGGCGCTGGCGGTGTTCGCCTCGCTCGTGGTGGCGCGCCTGCTCACGCCCATGATGTCGGCCTATCTGCTCAAGCCGCTGGTGGCGCCCGAGCGCGAGCCGCGCTGGCTGGCCGCCTACATGCGCGCGAGCGACTGGTGCCTGCGCCACCGCGTGCTGACCCTGGCGGGCGCGCTGCTGTTCTTTGTCGGCTCGCTGGCACTGATCCCGCTGCTGCCCTCGGGCTTCATCCCGCCCGACGACAACGCCCAGACCCAGGTGACGCTGGAGCTGCCGCCGGGCACCAAGCTCGCCGACACCCATGACCTGGCCCTGCGCGCGGCGGCCCTGGCCATGGAGGTGGGCCATGTGCAGCGCATCTACACCACCATTGGCGGCGGCTCGGCCGGTGCCGACCCGTTCGCCGGCGCCGGCGCGGGCGACCCGCGCAAGGCCACGCTCACGCTGACCCTCGCGGCGCGCCATGAGCGCCCGCGCAAGCAGGACATCGAGCAGCGGCTGCGCGAGGCCATGGCCGAACTGCCCGGCGCTCGCGTCAAGGTGGGCCTGGGCGGATCGAACGACAAGTACATCCTGGCCCTGGCCAGCGAAGATCCCCAGGCGCTGTCCACGGCCGCGCGCGCCGTCGAGCGCGAGCTGCGCACCATAGCCGGCATAGGCGGCGTGAGCTCCACGGCCAGCCTGGTGCGCCCCGAGATCGCCGTGCACCCCGACTTCGCGCGCGCCGCGGATCTGGGCGTGACCTCCCAGGCCATCGCCGAGACGCTGCGCGTGGCCACCGTGGGCGACTACGAGCAGTTCCTGCCCAAGCTCAACCTCGCCCAGCGCCAGGTGCCCATCGTCGTGCGCCTCGACGACGCGGCGCGCCAGGACCTGGCTGTGCTTGAACACCTGGCCGTGCCCGGCAGCCGCGGCCCGGTGCGCCTGGGCGAGGTGGCCCGGCTCACGCTCGCGGGCGGCCCGGCCGTGATCAACCGCTACGACCGCTCGCGCAACGTGAACTTCGAGATCGAGCTCGGCAGCCGCGGCCTGGGCGAGGTCACCGAGGCCGTGCGCCAGCTGCCCGCCGTGCAGTCGCTGCCGGCCAGCGTGCGCCTGATCGACGTGGGCGACGCCGAGGTCATGGGCGAGCTGTTCGCAAGCTTCGGCCTGGCCATGGTCACGGGCGTGGTCTGCATCTACGTCGTGCTGGTGCTGCTGTTCAAGGACTTCCTGCAGCCCGTGACCATCCTCGCGGCGCTGCCGCTGTCGCTCGGCGGCGCCTTCGTGGGGCTGCTGCTCACGGGCAAGAGCTTTTCCATGCCCTCGCTGATCGGGCTCATCATGCTCATGGGCATTGCCACCAAGAACTCCATCCTGCTCGTGGAGTACGCCATCGTCGCGCGCCGCCAGGGCATGGACCGCCTGCACGCGCTGCTGGACGCCTGCCACAAGCGCGCGCGCCCCATCATCATGACCACGCTGGCCATGGGTGCGGGCATGATGCCCATCGCGCTGGGCCTGGGCGGCGCGGACATGACCTTCCGCTCCCCCATGGGCGTGGCCGTCATCGGCGGACTCATCACCTCCACGGTGCTGAGCCTGCTCGTGGTGCCGGCCGTGTTCACCTATGTGGACGACCTCGAGCAATGGCTGCGCCGGCGCCTCGGGGGTCACAAGGCAACAAGGTGA
- a CDS encoding YhdP family protein encodes MTAPPTHPSRMLRFVAGCARWGLGLLAMVWLLLAVAWVALHGWIVPRLGDWRPELEAQAGRTLGVPVRIGAITARSGGIFPTVELSQVALLDGAGREALVLPRVVLALSPRSLLRLGFEQIYLQGPALDIARTADGAVTVAGIVMRESAEDDSAAADWLFDQTEVVIEGGTLRWTDALRGAEPLALTGVNLVLRNKGLHHAMRLDATPPADWGERFSLRGGFRQPLLTTHEGNWRRWTGVLYADFTRVDVSRLNRYADLGAMEVTQGHGALRAWVDVQRGEVAGATVDLALEAFDATLGRELRPLVLHEVTGRVGGRWLAGGFEFSGENLQFQADDGLRWPGGRLFLRYTDMDQPGRERGELQADALDLAAVAQIAGRLPLAPAVHQGLQTYAPRGLVQQLKASWQGPPEQPRQYQLRGRVTGLALAAQGQSQAAAGLSGANLELDLTHQGGRAELAMADGQLLLPGVFEDPVVPVQQLSASVRWQVEGGRISVQSNDLRFANADAAGEARLAWRTADAEGERRFPGVLDLSGSLSRADGTRVHRYLPLVIPAETRHYVRDAVVAGSATQVQFRVRGGLEDFPYGHAPDKGEFHIAARVKDVQYHYVPARLLERGDLPWPALSGLSGELVFDRASMLVRNATGGFGGRPALRIPKVQARIADLEHSVVEVEGQVRGPLQDMLGLVSGSQIAQLTAGALEGATATGGAELQLGLSLPLSDLAHSKVRGSVTLAGNDVRFVPEAPTVSGARGVVQFSESGFTLTGVQGRAMGGEVRLEGGMGPPQGARPSAVQVRARGTATAEGLVASPQLGLLARVAQHASGSAAYTLNLGVRRGAPQIEVATDLVGMAVALPAPLGKTAQQALAVRFDHRLTPEAAASDNAPLQDQLTLDVGEVLRLAYVRAIDGDQARVLRGALAVGGATLPDMPQQGVAASAVLDALDADVWRALLDNPAPTAAATASTAPALPLGDGQAMSDYLPTRLALRAATLTVQGRTLHDMVAGITRSASVWRANLSARELDGYLEYQAGTEAAAGAQPAPERLHARLSRLALPQSADAQVDALLDARQPARLPALDIVVQDFELHGRHLGRVDIEAHNRTTRGGQREWHLSRFNFTVPEATLTASGDWTLLGEAGSAALRRTSMQFALDIRDSGALLARFGMDGVLRRGQGRMEGQVSWQGSPLSPDYRSMDGQLNVSMEAGQFLKADPGMAKLLGVLSLQSLPRRFALDFRDVFSEGFAFDFVRGDVRIDHGVATTNNLQMKGVSAAVLMEGRADIEHETQNLHVVVVPEINAMTASLVATAINPVVGLGSFLAQVFLRGPLIQAATREFRIDGTWADPRVERIRGRSPAAEVERTGTAPAAPTGGKP; translated from the coding sequence ATGACAGCGCCGCCCACCCATCCTTCCCGCATGCTCAGGTTCGTGGCGGGCTGTGCGCGATGGGGCTTGGGATTGCTGGCCATGGTGTGGCTGCTGCTGGCGGTGGCCTGGGTGGCGCTGCATGGCTGGATTGTGCCGCGTCTTGGCGACTGGCGCCCCGAGCTGGAGGCACAGGCCGGGCGCACCCTGGGGGTGCCGGTGCGCATCGGCGCCATCACGGCGCGCAGCGGGGGGATTTTCCCCACGGTCGAACTGTCTCAGGTGGCCCTGCTGGACGGCGCGGGACGGGAGGCCCTGGTGCTGCCGCGCGTGGTGCTGGCCCTGTCGCCGCGTTCGCTGCTGCGCCTGGGCTTCGAGCAGATCTACCTGCAGGGCCCGGCGCTCGACATCGCCCGCACGGCCGACGGCGCCGTGACCGTGGCCGGCATCGTCATGCGCGAGAGCGCCGAGGACGACAGCGCCGCGGCCGACTGGCTGTTCGACCAGACCGAGGTGGTGATAGAGGGGGGCACGCTGCGCTGGACCGATGCGCTGCGCGGTGCCGAGCCGCTGGCGCTGACCGGGGTGAACCTGGTGCTGCGCAACAAGGGCCTGCACCACGCCATGCGCCTGGACGCCACGCCGCCCGCCGACTGGGGCGAGCGCTTCTCGCTGCGTGGCGGCTTTCGCCAGCCCCTGCTCACCACCCATGAGGGCAACTGGCGGCGCTGGACCGGCGTGCTCTACGCGGACTTCACGCGCGTCGATGTCTCGCGGCTGAACCGGTATGCGGATCTGGGTGCCATGGAGGTGACCCAGGGCCATGGCGCGCTGCGTGCCTGGGTGGATGTGCAGCGTGGCGAGGTCGCCGGCGCCACGGTCGATCTGGCGCTGGAGGCCTTCGATGCCACGCTGGGCCGGGAGCTGCGGCCGCTGGTGCTGCACGAGGTCACGGGCCGCGTCGGCGGCCGCTGGCTGGCGGGGGGCTTCGAGTTCAGCGGGGAGAACCTGCAGTTCCAGGCCGACGATGGCCTGCGCTGGCCCGGTGGCCGGCTGTTTCTGCGCTACACCGACATGGATCAGCCGGGTCGCGAGCGCGGCGAGCTGCAGGCCGACGCCCTGGACCTGGCCGCCGTGGCGCAGATCGCCGGCCGCCTGCCGCTCGCGCCCGCCGTGCATCAGGGCCTGCAGACCTATGCGCCCCGGGGCCTGGTGCAGCAGCTCAAGGCCAGCTGGCAGGGGCCGCCGGAGCAGCCGCGCCAATACCAGCTGCGGGGCCGGGTGACGGGCCTGGCGCTGGCCGCTCAGGGGCAGTCGCAGGCCGCCGCGGGGCTGAGCGGCGCCAACCTCGAGCTCGACCTCACGCACCAGGGCGGGCGCGCCGAGTTGGCCATGGCCGATGGCCAGCTGCTGCTGCCCGGCGTGTTCGAGGATCCGGTCGTGCCCGTGCAGCAGCTGTCGGCCAGCGTGCGCTGGCAGGTCGAGGGCGGGCGCATCAGCGTGCAGAGCAACGACCTGCGCTTTGCCAATGCCGATGCCGCGGGCGAGGCCCGGCTGGCCTGGCGCACCGCAGACGCCGAGGGCGAGCGGCGCTTTCCCGGCGTGCTCGACCTGTCGGGCAGCCTGTCGCGTGCCGATGGCACGCGCGTGCACCGCTATCTGCCGCTGGTCATCCCGGCCGAGACACGCCACTACGTGCGCGATGCCGTCGTGGCGGGCAGCGCGACCCAGGTGCAGTTCCGCGTCAGGGGTGGCCTGGAGGACTTTCCCTACGGTCATGCGCCCGACAAGGGTGAGTTCCACATCGCCGCACGCGTCAAGGATGTGCAGTACCACTACGTGCCTGCCCGCCTGCTCGAACGCGGGGATCTGCCCTGGCCGGCGCTCTCCGGCCTGTCGGGCGAGCTCGTCTTCGACCGCGCCAGCATGCTGGTGCGCAATGCCACGGGCGGCTTCGGCGGCCGGCCCGCGCTGCGCATCCCCAAGGTGCAGGCGCGCATTGCCGATCTGGAGCACAGCGTGGTCGAGGTCGAGGGCCAGGTGCGCGGCCCGCTGCAGGACATGCTGGGCCTGGTGAGCGGCTCGCAGATCGCGCAGCTCACCGCTGGTGCGCTCGAGGGCGCCACGGCCACGGGTGGCGCCGAGCTGCAGCTGGGCCTGAGCCTGCCGTTGAGCGATCTGGCGCATTCCAAGGTGCGCGGCAGCGTCACGCTGGCGGGCAATGATGTGCGCTTCGTGCCCGAGGCGCCCACGGTCAGCGGCGCGCGGGGCGTCGTGCAGTTCAGCGAATCGGGCTTCACGCTGACGGGCGTGCAGGGGCGCGCCATGGGTGGTGAGGTGCGCCTCGAAGGTGGCATGGGCCCGCCCCAGGGCGCACGGCCATCGGCCGTGCAGGTGCGTGCGCGCGGCACGGCCACGGCCGAGGGGTTGGTGGCCTCGCCCCAGCTCGGACTGCTCGCGCGCGTGGCGCAGCACGCCAGCGGCAGCGCCGCCTACACGCTGAACCTCGGCGTGCGCCGCGGCGCGCCGCAGATCGAGGTGGCGACCGACCTCGTGGGCATGGCCGTGGCGCTGCCGGCCCCGCTGGGCAAGACCGCGCAGCAGGCCCTGGCGGTGCGCTTCGACCACAGGCTCACGCCGGAGGCGGCCGCCTCGGACAATGCGCCGCTGCAGGATCAGCTCACGCTCGACGTCGGTGAAGTCCTGCGCCTGGCCTATGTGCGCGCCATCGATGGCGACCAGGCGCGCGTGCTGCGCGGTGCCCTGGCCGTGGGTGGAGCGACCCTGCCCGACATGCCGCAGCAGGGCGTGGCCGCCAGTGCCGTGCTGGACGCGCTCGATGCCGATGTCTGGCGCGCGCTGCTTGACAACCCAGCCCCGACCGCCGCCGCCACCGCCTCCACGGCGCCTGCCCTGCCGCTGGGCGATGGGCAGGCGATGTCGGACTACCTGCCGACCCGCCTCGCGCTGCGTGCGGCCACGCTCACCGTGCAGGGGCGCACGCTGCACGACATGGTGGCGGGCATCACGCGCAGTGCATCGGTCTGGCGCGCCAATCTGAGCGCGCGCGAGCTCGATGGTTACCTCGAGTACCAGGCCGGCACCGAGGCCGCGGCGGGCGCGCAGCCGGCGCCGGAGCGGCTGCATGCGCGCCTGTCCAGGCTGGCCCTGCCCCAGAGCGCCGATGCCCAGGTGGATGCGCTGCTCGATGCGCGCCAGCCCGCAAGGCTTCCGGCGCTGGACATTGTGGTGCAGGACTTCGAGCTGCACGGGCGCCACCTGGGGCGCGTGGACATAGAGGCGCACAACCGCACCACGCGCGGCGGGCAGCGCGAATGGCATCTGTCGCGCTTCAACTTCACGGTGCCCGAGGCCACGCTCACCGCGAGCGGCGACTGGACGCTGCTCGGCGAGGCGGGCAGCGCCGCGCTGCGGCGCACGAGCATGCAGTTTGCTCTCGATATCCGCGACTCGGGGGCGCTGCTGGCGCGCTTTGGCATGGACGGCGTGCTGCGCCGCGGCCAGGGGCGCATGGAGGGGCAGGTGAGCTGGCAGGGATCACCCCTGTCGCCCGACTATCGCAGCATGGACGGGCAGCTCAACGTGAGCATGGAGGCCGGCCAGTTCCTCAAGGCCGACCCGGGCATGGCCAAGCTGCTCGGCGTGCTCAGCCTGCAGTCGCTGCCGCGGCGCTTTGCGCTCGATTTTCGCGACGTGTTCAGCGAGGGCTTTGCCTTCGACTTCGTGCGCGGCGACGTACGCATAGACCATGGCGTGGCCACCACCAACAACCTGCAGATGAAGGGCGTGAGTGCGGCCGTGCTCATGGAGGGGCGTGCAGACATCGAGCATGAGACGCAGAATCTGCATGTGGTCGTCGTGCCCGAGATCAACGCCATGACGGCCTCGCTCGTGGCCACGGCCATCAATCCCGTCGTCGGTCTGGGCAGCTTTCTGGCGCAGGTCTTTCTGCGCGGCCCGCTGATACAGGCCGCGACGCGGGAGTTCCGCATCGATGGCACCTGGGCCGATCCGCGCGTGGAGCGCATCCGGGGACGCAGCCCCGCTGCCGAGGTCGAGCGCACGGGCACGGCGCCAGCCGCCCCAACAGGAGGAAAGCCATGA